DNA sequence from the Rhizobium lusitanum genome:
GCTACAGGAGGTGAATTTCTTCTCGATCGTCATCGCTATCCAGGCGCAGGCGGGCGGCAATCTCTCCGAAGCGCTGGGCAATCTTGCGAAGGTGCTGCGCGAGCGCAAGAAAATGAAGGCGAAGGTGATCGCGCTGTCGATGGAAGCCAAGGCCTCGGCCGTCATCATCGGTGCGCTGCCCTTCATCGTCATGCTGCTCGTCTACCTGACCTCGCCGCAATACATGATGATCCTTTTCACCGATCCGCGCGGTCATCTGATCATGTTGCTTGCCGGCATCTGGATGGCATTCGGCATCATCATCATGCGCCAAATGGTCAATTTCGACATCTGATCGGAAGGAAAGACACAGCCCATGGCCGATATTGCCGCCAAGTTGACCGATCCGAGTATGATCCTCGCCGTTTTCGTGGCGATTGCTGTCTTTGCCACATTCTACACGATAGCCGTGCCCTTCCTCGAGCGCGGCGATCTCAACAAGCGCATGAAGGCGGTCTCCACCGAGCGCGAGCAGATCCGCGCCCGTGAACGCGCCCGGATGAACACGGACGGCGGCAAGGCGTCCCTGCGCAGCCAGAACAACAAAAACGTCCGCCAGATCGTCGAGCGCTTCAATCTCCGCAACGCGCTGGTCGATACCAACACCGTCAATCGCCTGCGCGCCGCCGGCCTGCGCTCGGAAAACGCGCTGAACATGTTCCTGGTGGCGCGCTTCCTGCTACCCTTTCTGTTCCTGGCCGTGGCCGTCTTCTTGGTTTTCGGCCTCGGCTATTTCGCCGCCAAGCCGTTTCCCCTCCGTCTTCTCGGTGTCATCGGACACAGCTATGTCGGTTTCTACTCACCGAATATCTATATCTCCAACCGGGTCGCCAAGCGGCAGAAATCCATCAAGCGCGCCTGGCCGGATGCACTCGACCTGATGCTGATCTGCGTGGAATCGGGCATCTCCATCGAGGCCGGCATGCGCCGCGTCTCCGAAGAGATGGCGGAGCAATCGCCGGCACTTGCCGAGGAAATGGTGTTGACCACGGCCGAGCTCTCGTTCCTGCAGGAGCGTCGCACCGCCTTCGACAATCTCGCCGCCCGCACCCAGATCGAAATCGTCAAGTCGGTGACGCAGGCCCTGATCCAGGCGGAACGCTACGGCACGCCTGTCTCGCAGGCGCTGCGCGTGCTGGCGCAGGAAGGCCGCGACGAGCGCATGAACGAGGCGGAAAAGAAAGCGTCCGCCCTTCCGCCGAAACTGACCGTGCCGATGATCGTCTTCTTCCTGCCTGTCCTGATGGCCGTCATCCTCGGCCCGGCCATCATCCAGGTGATGGATAAGTTCTGATACGCGGATCTTGCCGCAGGGCTTGGAGGCAGCTAGTCTGCCCCCCTGCGCAACTGGCGATATGAGATGGGCGACCATCGGGGAGCGCGGGCAAGATAGTGCCGCTCACCTGGGCAAATTCCAATCGAACGGGAGTTGCTATATGTCGTCCATCGCTGTCTTTTTCAGCATTTTAGCTGCCATCTCCATCGGGGCGGCCAGTCCTGGTCCGAGTTTCGTTCTCGTTTCCCGTATCGCCGTTTCCCGCTCGCGCAAGGCCGGTCTTGCTGCAGCCCTCGGCATGGGTGTGGGCGCGGTTATTTTTGCGACATTGGCGTTGGCCGGGTTGAATGCCCTGCTGATGCAGGTCGAATGGCTGTATCTCGCCCTGAAGATCGCCGGTGGCCTCTATCTGATTTATCTCGGGATTGGAATCTGGCGCGGCGCGGCTGAGGATCTCGTCGTCGACGCTCCCGCTGCCCCGTCCAGCATGAGCGTCGGTCGCAATTTCTGGTTCGGGCTTGGAACGCAGCTCAGCAATCCGAAGACCGCTATTTTCTATGGCAGCATCTTTGCGGCGCTTCTCCCGGCCGATCCCGCTTGCTGGTTGATACTCGCAATGCCGCCGGCGATCTTCGTGATCGAGGCGGGCTGGTATACGGTTGTGGCGCTCGCCTTTTCGTCAGACCGTCCGCGCGCGTTCCATCTGAAATCCAAGCTCTGGATCGATAGGACCGCGGGCGCCGTTATGGGTGCGCTCGGC
Encoded proteins:
- a CDS encoding type II secretion system F family protein is translated as MADIAAKLTDPSMILAVFVAIAVFATFYTIAVPFLERGDLNKRMKAVSTEREQIRARERARMNTDGGKASLRSQNNKNVRQIVERFNLRNALVDTNTVNRLRAAGLRSENALNMFLVARFLLPFLFLAVAVFLVFGLGYFAAKPFPLRLLGVIGHSYVGFYSPNIYISNRVAKRQKSIKRAWPDALDLMLICVESGISIEAGMRRVSEEMAEQSPALAEEMVLTTAELSFLQERRTAFDNLAARTQIEIVKSVTQALIQAERYGTPVSQALRVLAQEGRDERMNEAEKKASALPPKLTVPMIVFFLPVLMAVILGPAIIQVMDKF
- a CDS encoding LysE family translocator; amino-acid sequence: MSSIAVFFSILAAISIGAASPGPSFVLVSRIAVSRSRKAGLAAALGMGVGAVIFATLALAGLNALLMQVEWLYLALKIAGGLYLIYLGIGIWRGAAEDLVVDAPAAPSSMSVGRNFWFGLGTQLSNPKTAIFYGSIFAALLPADPACWLILAMPPAIFVIEAGWYTVVALAFSSDRPRAFHLKSKLWIDRTAGAVMGALGARLVTESLPRHIWR